The Neisseria subflava genome has a segment encoding these proteins:
- the def gene encoding peptide deformylase, giving the protein MALLNILQYPDERLHTVAKPVEKIDERIQTLVADMFETMYEARGIGLAATQVDVHERIVVMDLTEDRSEPRVFINPVIVEKDGETTYEEGCLSVPGIYDTVTRAERVKVEALNEKGEKFTLEADGLLAICVQHELDHLMGIVFVEHLSQLKQGRIKTKLKKRQKHTI; this is encoded by the coding sequence ATGGCTTTACTGAACATCCTCCAATACCCTGACGAGCGTTTGCATACGGTCGCCAAACCTGTTGAAAAAATCGACGAGCGCATCCAGACATTGGTTGCCGATATGTTTGAAACCATGTACGAAGCACGCGGTATCGGCTTGGCGGCCACCCAGGTCGACGTACACGAGCGCATCGTCGTGATGGATTTGACCGAAGACCGCAGCGAGCCGCGCGTGTTTATCAATCCCGTCATTGTCGAAAAAGACGGCGAGACGACTTACGAAGAAGGCTGCCTGTCCGTGCCGGGCATTTACGATACCGTGACTCGTGCCGAGCGCGTCAAAGTTGAAGCCTTGAACGAAAAAGGCGAGAAATTCACACTGGAAGCAGACGGCCTGCTGGCAATCTGCGTGCAGCACGAATTGGACCACCTGATGGGCATCGTGTTTGTCGAACACTTGTCGCAGCTGAAACAAGGCCGCATCAAAACCAAACTGAAAAAACGTCAGAAACACACCATCTGA
- a CDS encoding sigma-54-dependent transcriptional regulator, with protein sequence MRSSDILIVDDEVGIRDLLSEILQDEGYTVTLAENAEEARQLRYQTRPAMVLLDIWMPDCDGITLLKEWAKNGQLNMPVVMMSGHASIDTAVEATKIGALDFLEKPIALQKLLSAVERALKHGEVQTASGMTLDKLGNSPVIQEMNGSIEAAAKHNRPLLLAGEAGSPFEIVARYLHKSGTPWVATDRVEHIVDTPMELLQKASGGILYVGDIARYSKNIQNGIAFLLEKADRYNVRVIASCGFKRGESADDVVAGRLAELLKERINVPSLRSQPDDIVFLINRIMTDLAESQKIQPVKFSDSALVVLRQYDWPGNYDQLAETVKNIMLESDGKEVDEQAVAVALGQKENATATEIIGGFNFNMPLRELREEVERRYFEYHIAQEGQNMSRVAQKVGLERTHLYRKLKQLGISVSRRSADKSEE encoded by the coding sequence ATGCGAAGCAGTGATATTTTGATTGTAGATGATGAAGTAGGCATCCGCGACCTGCTCTCCGAAATCCTTCAAGATGAAGGCTATACCGTTACTTTGGCTGAAAATGCCGAAGAAGCGCGCCAATTGCGTTATCAAACGCGTCCGGCCATGGTATTGCTGGACATTTGGATGCCTGATTGCGACGGCATCACTTTGTTGAAAGAGTGGGCGAAAAACGGCCAACTCAATATGCCTGTGGTGATGATGAGCGGCCATGCCAGCATTGACACCGCGGTTGAAGCCACCAAAATCGGCGCACTCGATTTTCTGGAAAAACCGATTGCCCTGCAAAAACTCTTGTCTGCGGTAGAACGCGCCTTGAAACATGGCGAAGTTCAGACGGCCTCCGGCATGACTTTGGACAAACTGGGCAACAGCCCTGTCATTCAAGAAATGAACGGCAGTATTGAAGCGGCCGCCAAACACAACCGCCCGCTGTTGTTGGCCGGTGAGGCTGGCTCGCCGTTTGAGATTGTCGCCCGCTATCTGCACAAAAGCGGTACGCCTTGGGTGGCAACCGACCGTGTCGAACACATTGTCGATACGCCGATGGAGCTGTTGCAAAAGGCATCAGGCGGTATTTTGTATGTCGGCGATATTGCCCGTTACAGCAAAAATATCCAAAACGGCATTGCTTTCTTGCTGGAAAAAGCCGACCGCTACAATGTCCGTGTGATTGCTTCATGCGGCTTTAAACGCGGTGAGAGCGCCGATGACGTTGTTGCCGGCCGACTGGCAGAGCTGTTGAAAGAGCGCATCAATGTTCCTTCTTTGCGCAGCCAACCGGACGACATCGTCTTTTTAATCAACCGCATCATGACTGATTTGGCCGAAAGTCAAAAAATCCAGCCGGTAAAATTCAGCGACAGCGCGTTGGTGGTTTTGCGCCAATACGATTGGCCGGGCAATTACGACCAGCTTGCCGAAACGGTGAAAAACATCATGTTGGAATCGGACGGCAAAGAAGTGGACGAGCAGGCTGTTGCCGTGGCTTTGGGTCAGAAGGAAAACGCGACGGCGACAGAAATCATCGGCGGCTTCAATTTCAATATGCCTTTGCGCGAATTGAGGGAAGAAGTCGAGCGCCGCTACTTTGAGTACCACATCGCCCAAGAAGGCCAAAATATGAGCCGCGTGGCGCAAAAGGTCGGTTTGGAGCGTACACACCTTTACCGCAAACTCAAACAACTCGGTATCAGCGTATCGCGCCGCAGCGCCGACAAATCCGAAGAATAA
- a CDS encoding O-acetyl-ADP-ribose deacetylase → MAVFEVVESDITRLAVDAIVNAANSSLLGGGGVDGAIHRVAGKELLDECRTLGGCRTGEAKITKGYRLPARFVIHTVGPVWFGGKQNEEAKLAQSYANSLLLAQKHDLHSIAFPCLSTGVYRFPAEAAARIALESLKQTLPHCPAVEKIIFCCFSKTDAEYYRALLAAEQAV, encoded by the coding sequence ATGGCTGTTTTTGAAGTGGTCGAGAGTGATATTACCCGATTGGCAGTCGATGCGATTGTCAATGCTGCCAATTCATCGCTGCTGGGCGGTGGCGGCGTGGACGGTGCGATACACCGCGTCGCGGGCAAAGAGCTGCTGGACGAGTGCCGAACTTTGGGCGGTTGCCGCACGGGCGAAGCCAAAATAACCAAAGGCTACCGTTTGCCTGCGCGTTTTGTCATTCATACGGTCGGGCCGGTATGGTTTGGCGGAAAACAAAATGAAGAGGCCAAATTGGCACAATCCTATGCCAATTCTTTGCTGCTTGCCCAGAAACACGATCTTCACAGCATCGCCTTTCCGTGCCTCAGCACCGGTGTGTACCGCTTCCCGGCCGAAGCCGCCGCGCGTATCGCTTTGGAGAGTTTGAAGCAAACCCTGCCGCACTGTCCGGCAGTGGAAAAAATCATCTTTTGCTGTTTTTCCAAAACAGATGCCGAATATTATCGGGCATTGCTGGCTGCCGAACAGGCCGTCTGA
- a CDS encoding DUF4390 domain-containing protein yields MAFITRLLKSSKTLIVPLLLAVSLNAASEGISATRAEAKLTHAGQLSVSSRFRTDLPDQLKEALKQGVPLHFNLSWQLSAPSMSSYKFKFDQLLNNDSTIQYKLSFHPLTNRYRVTVGTFSTEYDTLETALRAVGAVANWKVLSKGALSDVAAKDTKAEIRLLLTTAKLPKPFQINALTSKNWHLDSGWKSLSVVQE; encoded by the coding sequence ATGGCTTTTATTACGCGCTTATTAAAAAGCAGTAAAACGCTGATTGTACCGCTCTTGCTCGCCGTGTCGTTGAATGCGGCGAGCGAGGGCATCAGTGCGACCCGTGCCGAGGCAAAGCTGACCCATGCCGGACAGCTTTCCGTCAGCAGCCGTTTCCGCACCGACCTGCCCGACCAGCTTAAAGAAGCACTCAAACAGGGCGTCCCCCTGCATTTCAATTTGAGTTGGCAGCTATCAGCGCCGTCCATGTCGTCTTATAAATTCAAGTTCGACCAGCTGCTCAACAACGACAGCACGATTCAATACAAATTGTCCTTCCATCCACTGACCAACCGCTATCGCGTTACCGTCGGTACGTTTTCTACCGAGTATGACACGCTTGAAACTGCCTTGCGCGCAGTGGGCGCGGTTGCGAATTGGAAGGTTTTGTCCAAAGGCGCGCTGAGTGATGTGGCCGCCAAAGACACGAAGGCTGAAATCCGCCTGCTGCTGACAACCGCCAAGCTGCCCAAACCGTTCCAAATCAATGCCCTGACGTCTAAAAACTGGCATTTGGATTCGGGTTGGAAATCCTTGTCGGTCGTGCAGGAGTAA
- the rsmB gene encoding 16S rRNA (cytosine(967)-C(5))-methyltransferase RsmB has protein sequence MSMSLAQKLAADSVAAVAEGRNLQDVLAEIRAAHPQLTAQENGALQDIAYGCQRYLGSLKHMLGQMLKKPIDNPQLESLLLAAMYQLHYTRNASHAVVNEAVESIAKIGRGQFRSFANAILRRFLRERDKLAASCKKDDVAKHNLPLWWVAYLKNHYPKHWHNITTALQSHPPMTLRVNRRHVNAESYLEKLAAEGILARALDEYAVMLEEAVPVNRLPGFSDGLVSVQDFGAQRAAYLLNPKDGERILDACAAPGGKTGHILELADCHVTALDIDEGRLNRVKSNLDRLGFQTASLTCADAQDLTAWYDGKAFDAVLADVPCTASGVARRNPDVKWLRRPTDAVKTARQQEALLDALWQTLTKNGRMLLATCSVFVEENDGQLQKFLNRHADAELIESHVLLPNKHQDGFYYALIKKQ, from the coding sequence ATGAGTATGTCCCTCGCCCAAAAACTGGCCGCCGACAGCGTTGCCGCGGTTGCCGAAGGGCGCAATCTTCAGGATGTCTTGGCGGAAATCCGCGCGGCGCATCCGCAGCTGACGGCGCAGGAAAACGGCGCGTTGCAGGATATTGCCTACGGTTGCCAACGTTATTTGGGCAGTTTGAAGCACATGCTTGGTCAAATGTTGAAGAAGCCGATTGACAATCCGCAGCTTGAAAGCCTGCTTTTGGCGGCGATGTACCAACTGCATTACACGCGCAATGCGTCTCATGCCGTGGTCAATGAAGCGGTGGAAAGCATTGCCAAAATCGGTCGCGGCCAGTTCCGCTCGTTTGCCAATGCGATTTTGCGCCGCTTTTTGCGTGAACGCGACAAGCTCGCGGCTTCCTGCAAAAAAGACGATGTGGCGAAACACAATTTGCCGCTGTGGTGGGTGGCTTACTTGAAAAACCATTATCCGAAACATTGGCACAACATCACCACCGCGCTGCAATCGCATCCGCCGATGACTTTGCGCGTCAACCGTCGACACGTCAATGCCGAAAGTTATTTGGAAAAATTGGCTGCGGAAGGTATTCTGGCCAGGGCGTTGGACGAGTACGCCGTGATGTTGGAAGAAGCCGTGCCGGTAAACCGCCTGCCCGGTTTTTCAGACGGCCTGGTGTCGGTGCAGGATTTTGGTGCGCAACGTGCTGCCTATTTGTTGAACCCGAAAGACGGCGAACGCATCCTCGATGCCTGTGCGGCACCGGGCGGTAAGACGGGTCATATCTTGGAACTGGCAGATTGTCATGTTACCGCTTTGGATATAGACGAGGGCCGTCTGAACAGGGTGAAGAGCAATCTTGACCGTTTAGGCTTTCAGACGGCCTCTTTGACTTGTGCCGATGCGCAGGACTTGACAGCGTGGTATGATGGCAAGGCCTTTGACGCTGTCTTGGCAGATGTGCCGTGCACCGCTTCGGGTGTGGCGCGCCGCAATCCCGATGTCAAATGGCTACGCCGACCGACCGATGCCGTCAAAACTGCACGCCAACAGGAAGCATTATTAGACGCGCTGTGGCAGACCCTGACGAAAAACGGCAGGATGTTGCTGGCTACCTGCTCGGTCTTTGTCGAAGAAAACGACGGTCAGTTGCAAAAATTCCTTAACCGCCATGCCGATGCCGAGTTGATCGAATCGCATGTGCTTTTACCGAACAAACATCAAGATGGCTTTTATTACGCGCTTATTAAAAAGCAGTAA
- the fmt gene encoding methionyl-tRNA formyltransferase, whose product MKVIFAGTPDFAAAALKAIAAAGFEIPLVLTQPDRPKGRGMQLTASPVKQAALELGLTVAQPEKLRNNAEALQMLKDTGADVMVVAAYGLILPQDVLDTPKHGCLNIHASLLPRWRGAAPIQRAIEAGDAETGVCIMQMDIGLDTGDVVSEHRYAIQPTDTANEVHDALMGLGAEAIVADLQRLQAEGRLNAVKQPEEGVTYAQKLSKEEARIDWNESATVIERKIRAFNPVPAAWVEYQGKPLKIWRAEVVSKQGKAGEVLSCTSDGLLVACGENALNITELQPSGSKRMSIQAFAAGRTIEVGTVL is encoded by the coding sequence ATGAAAGTCATCTTTGCCGGTACGCCCGATTTTGCCGCCGCCGCCTTGAAAGCCATCGCCGCCGCAGGTTTTGAAATTCCGCTGGTGTTGACCCAGCCCGACCGCCCCAAAGGCCGCGGCATGCAGTTGACCGCATCGCCGGTCAAACAGGCTGCCTTGGAATTGGGTTTGACTGTGGCGCAGCCGGAAAAGTTGCGTAATAACGCCGAAGCCCTGCAAATGCTCAAAGATACGGGCGCAGATGTGATGGTAGTGGCCGCGTATGGCTTGATTTTGCCGCAGGATGTGTTGGATACGCCCAAACACGGCTGCCTCAATATCCACGCATCGCTGTTGCCCCGTTGGCGCGGCGCAGCACCGATTCAACGTGCGATTGAAGCCGGCGACGCCGAAACTGGCGTGTGCATCATGCAGATGGACATCGGCTTGGACACTGGCGATGTGGTCAGCGAACATCGCTACGCCATTCAACCTACGGATACTGCCAACGAAGTGCATGATGCGCTGATGGGTTTGGGTGCGGAAGCGATTGTGGCCGACTTGCAGCGTTTGCAGGCGGAAGGCCGTCTGAACGCGGTCAAACAGCCTGAAGAAGGCGTTACCTACGCCCAAAAATTAAGCAAAGAAGAGGCGCGTATCGATTGGAATGAAAGCGCGACTGTGATTGAGCGCAAAATCCGTGCTTTCAACCCTGTACCTGCCGCGTGGGTCGAGTATCAAGGCAAACCGCTGAAAATCTGGCGTGCCGAGGTAGTGTCCAAACAGGGTAAGGCTGGCGAAGTATTGTCCTGCACTTCAGACGGCCTGCTGGTGGCGTGCGGTGAAAATGCGCTGAACATTACCGAATTGCAGCCTTCCGGTAGCAAACGCATGAGCATACAGGCATTTGCGGCAGGCAGAACGATTGAAGTCGGAACGGTTTTGTAA
- the topA gene encoding type I DNA topoisomerase, with protein sequence MAKNLLIVESPSKAKTLKKYLGGDFEILASYGHVRDLVPKSGAVDPDNGFAMKYQLISRNSKHVDAIVAGAKEAENIYLATDPDREGEAISWHLLEILKSKRGLKNIKPQRVVFHEITKNAVLDAVAHPREIEMDLVDAQQARRALDYLVGFNLSPLLWKKIRRGLSAGRVQSPALRLICERENEIRAFEAQEYWTVHLDSHKGRSKFTAKLAQYNGAKLEQFDLPNEAAQADVLKELEGKEAVVTAIEKKKRSRNPAAPFTTSTMQQDAVRKLGFTTDRTMRTAQQLYEGIDVGQGAIGLITYMRTDSVNLADEALTEIRHYIENKIGKEYLPSAAKQYKTKSKNAQEAHEAIRPTSVYRTPESVKPFLSADQFKLYQMIWQRTVACQMTPAKFDQTTVDITVGKGVFRVTGQVQTFAGFLSVYEESSDDEESEDSKKLPEMSEGDKLPVDKLYGEQHFTTPPPRYNEATLVKALEEYGIGRPSTYASIISTLKDREYVTLEQKRFMPTDTGDIVNKFLTEHFAQYVDYHFTAKLEDQLDEIANGKRQWIPVMDKFWKPFIKQVEEKEGIERAKFTTQELDETCPKCGEHKLQIKFGKMGRFVACAGYPECSYTRNVNETAEEAAERIAKAEAEQAELDGRECPKCGGRLVYKYSRTGSKFIGCANYPKCKHVEPLEKPKDTGVQCPQCKKGNLVERKSRYGKLFYSCSTYPDCNYATWNPPIAETCPKCAWPVLTIKTTKRWGVEKVCPQKECGWKEQIEPPAPKE encoded by the coding sequence ATGGCGAAAAACCTATTAATCGTCGAATCCCCGTCCAAAGCCAAAACCCTGAAAAAATATCTGGGCGGTGATTTTGAAATCTTGGCGTCTTACGGCCACGTCCGCGATTTGGTTCCGAAAAGCGGAGCAGTCGATCCCGACAATGGCTTTGCCATGAAATACCAATTGATCAGCCGCAACAGCAAACACGTTGATGCCATCGTTGCCGGTGCCAAAGAAGCTGAAAACATCTACCTTGCAACTGACCCGGATAGGGAAGGCGAAGCCATTTCTTGGCATCTTTTGGAAATCCTCAAATCCAAACGCGGCTTGAAAAACATTAAGCCGCAGCGTGTCGTGTTTCACGAAATCACCAAAAACGCCGTGCTCGATGCGGTTGCCCATCCGCGCGAAATCGAAATGGACTTGGTCGATGCGCAACAAGCCCGTCGTGCTTTGGACTATCTTGTAGGTTTCAACCTCTCGCCATTATTGTGGAAAAAAATCCGCCGCGGTTTGAGTGCAGGCCGTGTGCAAAGCCCTGCTTTGCGCCTGATTTGCGAACGCGAAAACGAAATCCGCGCGTTTGAAGCGCAGGAATATTGGACGGTGCATCTCGACAGCCACAAAGGCCGCAGTAAGTTTACCGCCAAACTCGCCCAATACAACGGCGCAAAACTCGAACAATTCGACCTGCCGAATGAAGCTGCGCAAGCCGATGTGTTGAAAGAACTCGAAGGCAAAGAGGCCGTCGTTACCGCCATTGAAAAGAAAAAGCGCAGCCGCAATCCTGCCGCGCCGTTTACGACATCAACCATGCAGCAGGATGCTGTGCGCAAACTCGGCTTTACCACCGACCGCACCATGCGTACCGCCCAACAGCTTTATGAAGGTATAGACGTAGGGCAGGGCGCCATCGGTCTGATTACCTATATGCGTACCGACAGCGTGAATTTGGCTGATGAAGCGTTAACCGAAATCCGCCATTACATCGAAAACAAAATCGGCAAAGAATATCTGCCGAGTGCCGCCAAGCAGTACAAAACCAAATCCAAAAACGCCCAAGAAGCACACGAAGCGATCCGTCCGACTTCCGTGTACCGCACGCCCGAAAGCGTCAAACCCTTCTTGAGCGCAGACCAGTTCAAACTGTACCAAATGATTTGGCAGCGCACCGTTGCCTGTCAGATGACGCCCGCCAAATTCGACCAAACCACCGTCGATATTACCGTCGGAAAAGGCGTATTCCGCGTAACCGGACAAGTGCAAACCTTCGCAGGCTTTTTGAGCGTGTATGAAGAAAGCAGTGACGACGAAGAGAGTGAAGACAGCAAAAAACTGCCCGAAATGAGCGAAGGCGATAAATTGCCGGTTGACAAACTTTACGGCGAACAACACTTCACCACTCCGCCGCCGCGCTACAACGAAGCCACGTTGGTTAAAGCTCTCGAAGAATACGGCATTGGTCGCCCTTCAACCTACGCCAGTATCATCTCCACGCTCAAAGACCGCGAATACGTTACCCTTGAGCAAAAACGCTTCATGCCTACCGATACAGGCGACATCGTCAATAAATTCTTGACCGAACACTTCGCCCAATACGTCGACTACCACTTTACCGCCAAACTCGAAGACCAGCTTGACGAAATTGCCAACGGCAAACGCCAATGGATTCCCGTGATGGACAAATTCTGGAAGCCGTTCATCAAGCAAGTGGAAGAAAAAGAAGGCATCGAACGCGCCAAATTTACCACGCAGGAACTTGACGAAACCTGTCCGAAATGCGGCGAACACAAACTGCAAATCAAATTCGGCAAAATGGGTCGTTTCGTCGCGTGTGCCGGTTATCCCGAGTGCAGCTACACGCGCAATGTCAATGAAACTGCAGAGGAAGCTGCTGAACGCATCGCCAAAGCGGAAGCAGAACAAGCCGAACTTGACGGACGCGAATGCCCGAAATGCGGCGGTCGTCTGGTGTACAAATACAGCCGTACCGGCAGCAAATTCATCGGTTGCGCCAACTATCCGAAATGCAAACACGTTGAACCGCTGGAAAAACCGAAAGATACCGGTGTCCAATGCCCGCAATGCAAAAAAGGCAACCTCGTCGAGCGCAAATCCCGTTACGGCAAACTGTTTTACAGTTGCAGTACCTATCCCGACTGCAACTACGCCACATGGAATCCACCCATTGCAGAAACCTGTCCAAAATGCGCATGGCCGGTTTTGACCATCAAAACCACCAAACGCTGGGGCGTGGAAAAAGTCTGCCCGCAAAAAGAATGCGGCTGGAAAGAACAGATTGAACCGCCTGCACCGAAGGAATAA
- a CDS encoding sensor histidine kinase: MRRFLLIAAVFAVVLLYGLTVATGSSNVLSDYFWWIVALCGLLLLVLAAVLVRYVVLLMRDNSKSVFGSQIARRLSGMFTLVAVLPGVFLFGISAQFINGTINSWFGNDTHEALERSLNLSKSALNLAVDNAVSNATPVQIDLISAASLDGNLGQTLTQSALTADFAQLALYNATTHKAEKSINPLKLNQPELNKEGWEQLEQTGSVRSLENIGGVLYAQGWMLIGTHKNQDYALFFRQPIPKDVAQDATLIEAARAKYAELSYTKKGLQTFFLSTLLVATLLAIFLALVMALYFARRFVAPVLSLAEGARAVAQGDFSQTRPVFRNDEFGRLTQLFNHMTEQLAIAKEADERNRLREEAARHYLECVLESLTTGVITLDADGRLKTFNKAAEQILGVSLVSLWGSNWHQWHGKSPQQTLLADVFAAINETADSDKPVQVEYAAPDDARILLGKATILPEDNDNGVVMVIDDITVLIRAQKEAAWGEVAKRLAHEIRNPLTPIQLSAERLAWKLHDKLDEQDAQILSRSTDTIVKQVAALKEMVEAFRNYARAPSLNLEKQDLNGLVSEVLVLYEAGACKFNARLNTDALPIAADTTAMRQVLHNLFKNAAEAAESDEAPQVNVETGREGGQVFLTVCNNGKSFSKEMLHNAFEPYVTDKPTGTGLGLPVVKKIIEEHGGRISLSNQNSGGACVKIALPEMAETYAKQ, from the coding sequence ATGCGCCGCTTTCTTCTGATTGCCGCCGTATTCGCCGTTGTTTTGTTGTACGGTCTGACTGTTGCAACGGGCAGCAGCAACGTATTGTCCGATTATTTCTGGTGGATTGTCGCCTTGTGCGGTTTGCTGTTGCTGGTGTTGGCAGCGGTGTTGGTGCGCTATGTCGTGCTTTTGATGCGCGACAACAGCAAAAGCGTGTTCGGTTCGCAGATTGCGCGTCGGCTGTCGGGGATGTTTACCTTGGTTGCCGTATTGCCGGGCGTGTTTTTGTTCGGTATTTCCGCCCAGTTTATTAACGGTACGATTAATTCTTGGTTTGGCAACGATACCCATGAGGCATTGGAGCGCAGCTTAAACTTGAGCAAATCCGCGCTGAACTTGGCGGTGGATAACGCTGTCAGCAACGCCACGCCGGTGCAGATCGACTTAATCAGCGCCGCTTCGCTGGACGGCAACTTGGGGCAAACGCTGACCCAATCCGCACTTACTGCCGACTTTGCCCAGCTGGCGCTTTATAACGCGACCACCCATAAAGCCGAGAAAAGCATCAATCCCCTGAAACTAAATCAACCCGAGCTTAACAAAGAAGGATGGGAGCAGCTGGAGCAGACCGGCTCGGTGCGCAGCTTGGAAAACATTGGCGGCGTGCTGTATGCTCAAGGCTGGATGCTGATCGGTACGCATAAAAATCAGGATTATGCGTTATTTTTCCGGCAGCCGATTCCGAAAGATGTTGCCCAAGACGCGACGTTGATTGAAGCGGCCCGCGCCAAATATGCCGAGCTGAGTTATACCAAAAAAGGCCTGCAAACCTTTTTCTTGTCCACGCTGTTGGTCGCGACATTGTTGGCTATCTTTTTGGCTTTGGTTATGGCTTTGTATTTTGCCCGTCGTTTTGTGGCACCGGTGTTGTCGTTGGCAGAGGGCGCGCGGGCGGTGGCTCAGGGTGACTTCAGCCAGACCCGGCCGGTATTCCGCAATGACGAGTTCGGCCGTTTGACCCAATTGTTCAACCACATGACCGAGCAATTGGCGATTGCCAAAGAGGCAGACGAGCGCAACCGTTTGCGCGAAGAAGCCGCCCGCCATTATTTGGAATGCGTGTTGGAAAGTTTGACCACAGGCGTGATTACTTTGGATGCCGATGGCCGTCTGAAAACCTTTAACAAGGCTGCCGAACAGATTTTGGGCGTTTCGCTGGTGTCTTTGTGGGGCAGCAACTGGCATCAATGGCACGGCAAATCGCCGCAGCAAACCCTGTTGGCCGATGTGTTTGCCGCCATTAATGAAACCGCCGACAGCGACAAACCCGTCCAAGTCGAATATGCCGCGCCCGACGATGCCCGAATCTTATTGGGCAAGGCCACCATCCTGCCGGAGGATAACGATAACGGCGTGGTGATGGTGATTGATGACATTACCGTCTTGATACGCGCGCAAAAAGAGGCCGCATGGGGCGAAGTGGCGAAACGCTTGGCGCATGAAATCCGCAATCCGCTTACGCCTATCCAGCTTTCTGCCGAGAGATTGGCATGGAAATTGCATGATAAACTTGACGAGCAAGACGCCCAAATCCTCAGCCGTTCAACCGATACCATCGTCAAACAGGTTGCCGCGCTGAAAGAAATGGTCGAAGCATTCCGCAATTATGCGCGTGCGCCATCGCTGAATTTAGAAAAACAAGATTTAAACGGTTTGGTGTCGGAAGTGTTGGTATTATATGAGGCCGGCGCGTGCAAATTTAATGCACGGCTCAACACGGATGCCCTGCCGATTGCCGCCGATACGACGGCCATGCGCCAAGTGTTGCATAACCTATTTAAGAATGCCGCAGAAGCGGCGGAGTCGGACGAAGCGCCGCAAGTAAACGTCGAAACAGGGCGCGAAGGCGGACAGGTTTTCCTGACCGTCTGCAACAACGGTAAAAGTTTCAGCAAAGAAATGCTGCACAATGCTTTTGAGCCGTACGTTACCGACAAACCGACAGGAACGGGTCTGGGTTTGCCCGTTGTGAAAAAAATTATCGAGGAGCATGGCGGCCGTATCAGCCTGAGCAATCAGAACAGCGGCGGCGCGTGTGTCAAAATAGCTTTACCGGAAATGGCAGAAACTTATGCGAAGCAGTGA
- a CDS encoding DUF494 family protein encodes MTEVIAYLIEHFQDFDNCPPPEDLGRLLEDAGFDATEIGNTLMMMEVLFNTSEFYAEPFNSDSLRVFCREEAENLPQEVMGLMQYLVAEHAITYEQREIVIHALMHIPSDEITLDTAKVLVLLVLWMHKSELPVLIGDDLMSALTGQNVMH; translated from the coding sequence ATGACCGAAGTCATTGCCTATTTAATCGAACACTTCCAAGATTTCGACAACTGTCCGCCTCCGGAAGATTTGGGTCGCCTGCTGGAAGATGCAGGTTTTGACGCTACGGAAATCGGCAATACATTGATGATGATGGAAGTCTTGTTCAATACGTCCGAATTTTATGCCGAGCCGTTTAACAGCGATTCCCTGCGCGTATTCTGCCGTGAAGAAGCTGAAAACCTGCCGCAGGAAGTCATGGGCTTGATGCAGTATCTGGTTGCCGAACACGCAATTACTTATGAGCAACGCGAAATCGTCATTCACGCCCTGATGCATATTCCATCGGACGAAATTACCCTCGATACCGCCAAAGTGTTGGTATTGCTGGTGTTGTGGATGCACAAGAGCGAGTTGCCCGTCCTGATAGGCGACGACTTGATGAGTGCATTGACCGGACAAAACGTGATGCACTAA